The genomic window TGTACGTGGGGTCGATCGACGGGCTGAAGGTGGAGCTGAGCACCGATGCCGTGGTGCGGACGGCGACCGCCAAGGAAGTCTCGGCGAATCACCGGTTGTACGGGATCGTCGAGGGCGATCTGCTCTATGCGGTGGACATGGCCGCGATGGGCCACGATCTGACCCCGCACATGTCCGCGCGACTCAAGCGCATCGCGGGCTGAGTGCTTTCGTTCTGGGCGGGCCGCCCACAGGGCAAATAAAAGCCCCCCGGGCTACTTCTCGCGTATTACCGCGAGGCTGGTCGGACAATGCCAGCAGCCCGAGGGGTCGGTGGTTACCTTGGTTTGCCTCACCGCCGTCTCACGTGCACTAGGCGACGGTTCGGACCGGAGTCCGTTGAGATGCGGCTAGGAAGTAGCCACCTCACGAGTCCGATAAGTATTCAACTTTGGACCACCTCCCCTCTCGTGTAGCCCAAATTTACGTCGGCTCCCGGAAGTCGGCAACGTTATTTAGACGGGAATCCGAGGAGCTCCTGGACGCCCGGGGTGAGGCCCTTCTCGCCGATGGGCTTGCCGTCGAGCTGGACGATCCGGGCCGCCCCCCGCACGCTCGAACAGAGCCAGGCCTCGTCCGCCGCGTACAGGTCGTCGAGCTGGATGCGCCGGCGATCGGCGCTGAGCCCCAGCTCGCCGGCCCGGTCGAGCAGGTAGTTCACGGTCGTCCCGGCCAGGATCCCGGTATCGACCGGCACCGTGCACAGCGCGCCGCCGGCCGCCCAGACGACGGTCGCGGTCGGCGCCTCCAGCACGGACCCCTCGGACGAGACCAGCAGCGCGTCGTCGGCACCGGCCGCGGCCGCGTGCCGGAGCGCGGCCATGTTCACCGCGTACGAGAGCGTCTTCGCGCCCCCGAGCAGCCAGGGGGCGCCGGCCCGCACGTCGGCCGACACGCCCAGCGTCACCGACACGACCGCGATGCCGTCGCGCCGGCCGGCCCGCTGAGCCGGGGAGACGTCGAACATCGTCGCGAAGACGGTCGGCTCGTCCGCGCCCTCGGGACCGCGGGTGCAGACGACCTTGACCGCGACCTCCTCGTCGTCGTGGGCGTCGGTCAGGACCTGATCGACGAGCTCGGCGAGCGCGGCCGCCGGAGGGAGGTCGATGCCCAGGATCCGGGCCGAGCCCTCCATCCGGGCCAGGTGCTCGTCGAGCTGCCAGGGTGTGCCGTAACGGACGTGGATGGTCTCGAACATGCCGTCGCCGCGGGTGAGGCCGGCGTCGTCAGCACGGGCAATGGGGGTGTCGACCGGGAGTACTCCGCGGCCGAGCACAGCGAGCGCACGGTTAGCCATGGCCCTGAATACCATGGGGGCCATGGCGCTTCCGTCCCTGACCGACGCGCTGCGGTCCCGAGGCCTCCGGATGACCGTGCAGCGCCAGCTCGTCATGGAGGCCGTGGAGAAGCTCGGCCACGCCACCTCCGAGCAGGTCCACGCCGAGGTGACGAAGACCGCCGCCGGCCTGAACCTGACGACGGTCTACCGGACGCTGGAGCTGCTCGAAGAGATCGGGCTGGTGCGGCACACGCACCTGATCGACACCGCGACCACCTATCACCTCGCCGCCGACCAGCACATCCACCTCGTCTGCCGGAACTGCCGGACGGTGACCGAGGCCCCGACCGGGATGCTGACCGACCTGGCGACCCGCCTGTCCGACGAGCGCGGCTTCACGATGGACGTGGGGCACGTCGCACTGTTCGGCATGTGCGGGAATTGCTGCGACGCCGGCACTGCTGCACCTGCTGGAGTCCCCAACCCGGAGGTGTAGTCGTGAGTCTTCGTGCCGGTGCCGTGATGGCCGACGGGCCCGACGCCGGGGTGGCGGCCCACTACGGCGACCCGTTCCGGGAGCAGCGGCTGCTCAGCGAGGACGTCGGGGTCGTCGACCGGAGCCACCGCGGGGTCGTCGCGGTGCCGGGGGTCGACCGGCTGAGCTGGCTGCACAGCCTCACGTCGCAGCACGTGTCGGCGCTACCGGCGTGGAGCGGCACCGAGGCGCTGATCCTGTCGCCGCACGGCCACGTCGAACACCATTTGCAGGTGGCCGACGACGGCGAGACCACCTGGCTGGACGTCGAGCCGGGAACGGCCGACGACCTGACCACCTACCTGCAGAAGATGGTCTTCATGATGCGGGTCGAGCCGGCCGACGTGTCGGCCGAGTGGGCGGTGTTGTCGGTGGTGGGCCCGAACGCTTCGGCGGCGGTCGGCCGGCTGGGCGTCGACCTGCCCGCGGAGCCGTACGGGGTGGCCGCGCTGCCCGACGGCGGGCTGGTGCGCCGGACGTCGTTCCCGGGCGCGGACCTGCTCGTTCCCCGGGCCGCGCTGGACGCGACCGTCGACCGGCTGAACGCTCCGCTGGCCGGCGTGTGGGCGTACGAGGCGCTCCGGGTCGCCGATCGGCGTCCGCGGCTGGGGTTCGAGACCGATCACCGGACGATCGTCCAGGAGCCGGAGTGGGTCCCGACCGCCGTGCACCTGGAGAAGGGCTGCTACCGCGGCCAGGAGACGGTGGCCCGGGTCCACAACCTCGGGCGTCCGCCGCGCCGGATGGTGCTGCTGCACCTCGACGGCGTCAGCGACGAGCTGCCCGCCCAGGGCACGCCGATCACGCTGGGCGACCGTCCGGTCGGCTTCGTCGGCACCGCGGTGCGTCACTTCGAGTTCGGTAACATCGCGCTGGGCCTGATCAAGCGTTCGACCGCCGACGACGCCGACCTGCGCATCGGCGAGACCCGCGCAGCGATCGACTGATCACCGTCCCGAAAACGTGAACGTTAGTCTCAAATACCGGCCGCTCCACAGGAGTTTGTAGCTGGAATGTGACTGTTTCGGCATTGCATCTGTGCCATTTGCCGCTGCAAAGCGCTCCGGATGACACGCCGTCGTGCCAGGATGCTCCCCAACGCGGTGGGCAACTTCCCCACACTGACTGGCCTGCGAAATCCGCGCCGTGCGAAGGAGCAGAGGCATGACGGATGTCGTACCAGGAGGGAAACGGCGGTTGGACCGGGTGCTCGGCCCGGATTATCTCGACGACCTGGCCGACCTCCGGACGTCGGTGGTGCGCCATCGCCGTGACGAGGCGCTGGCCGAGCTCGACGAGCTGAGCCGGCTCGGGCACCAGCTGGACGAGCGGATCGCGATGGTCACCGCCGAGCAGCGCAGGCGGGCGGCGATCGCGTTCGACGCGGCCGTGGCCACCGACCCGGGCGAGGGCGGGAGCGTCGGCGTCGAGGTCCCGGCCGAGGACGCCTCCGCCGACGAGCAGCCGTCCGGCGGCCGGCTGGCCCGCGTGTTCCGGCTCCGGGCCGACTCCGACGGCCCGCCCACCCATCGCCGCCGGAGACGGGTGGAGCGCCTGGTCGCCGATGTCGACCTGGCGGACGTCGGCCGGCGGACCGATGACGAGCTCTCCCGGGTGCTGCGGACGTTCCGGCACGAGCGCAGGCAGGTCACCGACGTGTCGGGCCGCGTCCGCGCGGTGATCGACCGGTGCGGCGACGAGTTGGGACGGCGACGGGTGGCGCCGATGGGCGCCCGCCCGGCAGAGGAGCCCGAACCAGCCCCTGATGGCGTCCTCAGGGTACGTCCCTGAACTGACCCTGAAGTGCTAGCTGAGCGCTTGCAGGTGCTAGCGCGACCGGCCTACCGTGGGATCACTGGACGTCGTTCTTCGAGAGGACCGGCAATGTCTACTCCCACGGGGCCCGAAACTCCGGAAACTCCGGCCGCTGACCAGGGTCCGGCCCACGAGGGTCCGGCGGCGATCGGGCCCGGTAGCCCGGCTGCTGACAAGCAGTGGCCCGAGGCGCTCTACGCGCTGGCCGGCGTCGGTGACGTCGTCGCCGAGCAGATCCGCAAGCTCGTGAACAACGCCCCCGAGCTGTCCGCGCAGTTCCAGCGCAACGCCGCTTCGCTCCCCGACGACCTGCGCAGCCTCCCCCGCGAGATCCGCACGTTCGCGGCCGACCTCCCGTCGTACGCGGCCGGGCTGCAGAGCAAGGCCCGCGACCTCGACGGCGAGGCCGTGAAGCGCAACGCGGCGGCCGCTCAGACCCGCGCCCAGGACGTCTACAAGACGCTCGTCGAGCGCGGCGAGAACGCCGTCAACCAGGAAAAGTGAGATTCGGCCCCGCGGTCACGGACCGCGGGGCCGAATCGTCTCTCTCCCATGGACGACTTCACTCCGCACCGGGAGCACCTCGTGCGGGTCGCGTACCGCATGCTCGGGAGCCTCGCCGAGGCCGAGGACGCGGTCCAGGAGGCCTGGCTGCGCTGGCAGCGCGCGGATCGCTCGGACATCGTCGATCCGCGCGCCTGGCTGACCCGGGTCACCGGCCGGATCTGCCTGGACGTGCTGCGCTCGGCCCGGGTCACCCGCGAGGCCTACGTGGGGCCGTGGCTGCCGGAGCCGCTGGTCGAGCGGCTGCCGTCGGGGCCCGACCCGGCCGAGGTCGCCGCGCTCGACGACTCGGTGCGGATCGCCCTGCTCACGCTGCTGGAACGGCTGACGCCCGAGCAGCGGGTCGCGTTCGTCCTGCACGACGTGTTCGGGATCCCGTTCTCGGGAATCGCCTCGATCCTGGACTTGAAGGTCGACACGGCCCGGCAGTTGGCGTCGCGGGCCCGGCGGCTGCTGCACGACAGCCCTCCCCCGCCGCTCAAGCCACTGCCTCAGCAGCAGGCCACGATCGACGCGTTCTTCGCCGCCTGCCAGGGCGGCGACCTCGCTGAGCTGACCGCGCTGCTGGCGCCGGACGTCGAGTTCGTCTCGGACGGCGGTGGGGTGGTGCGGGCGGCGCTCCGGCCGATCGTCGGGCCGGACAAGGTCGCGCGGTTCCTCGTCGGGATCTTCCGCAACCGGGGCCACTGGATCACGCCGGAACCCGTGCTGGCCAACGGCCAGTACGGGTTCCTGCTGCGCTTCCGGCCGGACGCGGCCGGCGATCCGGCGTTCGAGCAGTGGGCCGACGGGCGTGCGGTGATGGGCGTGGTCGTGCCCGACCTCTCGCCCGACGGCCGGATCTCGCGCTTCTCGTTCGTCGTCAACCCGGAGAAGCTGAGGCATCTCGAGCCTGTGGACGGGTAGCCCGGAGCGTCGTACGGAGCGGGTAGCGTTGCCGCCCGTGGCCACCGTGACCGAAGCGACCGACGCGGTTGATCTGCGACACACCGACGAACTCCTGGCCGCCGCCATCGGTGCGGTTCCGGAGGGGATGGATCGCCCTGGTCAGCGGCGGATGGCGCACGCGGTCACCGAGGCGGTCCACACCGGCGAGCACCTGCTGGTGCAGGCCGGTACCGGCACCGGCAAGTCGCTGGCCTACCTCGTCCCGGCGCTGGCCACCGGCAAGCGGGTCGTCGTCACCACCGCGACGCTCGCGCTGCAGGCCCAGCTGGTGAACCACGACCTGCCTCGCCTGGTCGAGGCGGTGGCCCCGGTGCTCGGTCGCACGCCGACGTTCGCGTTGCTCAAGGGCCGCCATCACTACGCCTGCCTGGCCCGGCTGGAGGGCAGCGACGTCGCCGAGGACGACGGCCTGTTCGAGACCGACACCCAGTGGCTCGGCGCCGCCGGCAAGCTGACCCAGCAGGTCAACCGGGTCCGCGAGTGGGCGGCCGAGACCGACACCGGTGATCGCGCCGATCTCGACCCGGGTGTGGACGACACGGCCTGGCGGGCGGTCAGCATGCCGGCCCGGGAGTGCGTCGGGGCGGCCCGGTGCCCGTTCGGCGAAGACTGTTACGCCGAGGCGGCCCGGGCCAAGGCACGCCAGGCCGACATCGTCGTCACGAACCACAGCCTGCTCGCCGTCGACCTGCTGTCCGGGCGGCACATCGTCCCCGAGCACGCGCTGCTGGTCGTCGACGAGGCGCACGAGCTCACCGACCGCGTCACCAGCGCGGCCCAGGCCGAGCTGACCGCCGAGCTGATCAGCCGGGCCGCCCGCCGCCTGCGGGCGTTCGTCGACGACAAGCTGCGCGACGACCTCGAGGGCGCGGCCGACCTGCTGGAGCGCACGCTCGACGGCGCCCGCCCGGGCCGGCTGGAACGGCTGCCCGAGCCGCTCTACGACGCGCTGTTCCTGCTCGACGAGAACGCCCGGAACGCGCTCGACGCGCTCGGTGGCGAGGTCAAGCCCGACGAGGCCGACGCGGTCCGGCGCAACCAGGCCAAGCAGGGCCTGACCGGCATCGTCGACACCACCCAGCGCCTGCTCGCGCAGGCGAATCACGACGTCGCCTGGGTGGCTCGGGAAGATCGTCGGCCGCCGACGCTGCACGTCGCCCCGCTGTCGGTGTCGGCCGCGCTGGGCAGCGGGTTGTTCCGCGACCGGGTCGTGGTGGCCGCGTCCGCGACGCTCGCGCTCGGCGGCCGGTTCGACACGGTGGCCCGCTCACTCGGGCTCGACGTCGAGTTCGGCCGTACTCCCGACACTTCGGACGTTCGTCCGGTCGAGCCTCCCGAGTCCGATGACGACGACGCCGAGCCGGTCAAGCGGTGGCGCGCCCTGGACGTGGGGTCGCCGTTCGACTACCCGAAGCAGGGGATTCTCTACGTGGCCTCGAAGCTGCCCAGGCCGGGCATGTCGGGGTTGTCGGAGGGGGCGCAGCGGGAGCTCGTCGAGCTGGTCGAGGCGGCCGGCGGCCGCACGCTGGGCCTGTTCTCTTCGCGCAAGGCCGCGACGGCAGCCGCCGAAGCGCTCCGGGCCGCCACCGACCTGCCGGTGCTGCTACAGGGCGACGATTCCATTCACCTGCTGGTCAAGCGGTTCCGCGAGGAGCCGGAGACGTGCCTGCTGGGGGTGGCGTCGCTCTGGCAGGGCGTGGATGTGCCGGGGAACGCGTGCCAGCTTGTGGTGATCGATCGCCTGCCGTTCCCGCGGCCGGACGAGCCGCTGACCGCGGCGAGGTCGAAGGCCGTGGACGACGGAGGCGGGTCGGGGTTCATGGCCGTGTCGGTGCCGGCGGCGGCGATCCGGCTGGCCCAGGGTGCGGGCCGGTTGATCCGAGCGGCGGGCGACAGGGGGGTGGTGGCGGTGTTGGATTCGCGCCTGCACAGCGCGAGGTACGGAGAGTTCATCCGACGGACCCTCCCGCCGTTCTGGTACACGACGTCGGGCGACGTAGCGAGGGGCGCTTTGAAGCGCTTGGGCGGAGCGGGGTAGGAGCCGGCACGCTTTCCCGGGCGCGGAGCCGCCGGGCCGGGGCCGGCGGGCCCCGACCGCATGCAGGCGTCAGCCACCCACAACACCCGATCTAAGGAGCGGTGGCCGGGGGCTCCCCAGGACCCGCCGCCGCGGCCGGCGCAGGTGACCCTGCCGCATCTGCCCCCGGAACCCCCGCGTTCTTCGCCGCCTCGGCCGCGTCGGTCCGCGCCTCCTCGACCGCCGCCTTGTCGTCATCATGCGGCACCGTCCCAGGAGGAGCGTCCTCCCCACCCGGCGCCGGCCCACCATCCGGCCGCAGCACCAGATACCGCACCGCCGTATTGGTCACCGCCAACAGCGGAACCGCCACCAACCCTCCGACGATCCCCGCCACGGTGATGCCGATCGCGATCGCCAGGATCACCGACAACGGGTGCAGCGCGACCGCCCGGCCCATGATCAGCGGCTGCAGCACGTGCCCCTCGAGCTGCTGCACCGCGATCACGACCGCGAGAATGATCAGCGCCGAGATCGGGCCCTGCGTCACCAGCGCCACCGCCACCGCTACGGCGCCGGAGAGCGTCGCACCGATCACCGGGATGAACGCTCCCAGGAAGACCAGCGCGGCCAGCGGCAACGTCAGCGGCACCTTGAGCACGGCCAGACCGATTCCGATGCCCACCGCGTCGACGAAGGCCACGAACACCGTCGCCCGCACGTAGGACGTCAGCGTGTGCCAGGCGTAGTGACCGGCCTGCCGGACGGCGGGCCGGGCCGGGCGCGGGAGCAGGCGGGTGAGGAAGCGCCAGATCTGGCTGCCGTCCTTCAGGAAGAAGAACGTCGAGAACAGGACCAGGAAGAAGCCGGTGACGACCTCGCCGAGCGTCGTGGCCGTCGACAACGCGCCGGACGTCAGCGACGACTGGTTGTCCGACAACCAGGTCTGCGCCTTGTTCACGTACTGGTCGATCTGGTCCTGCGAGACGTGCAGGGGCCCCGACAGCAGCCAGTCGCGTCCCTCGTTGAGCGCCTGGCTGACCTGATCGGTGAGGTCGGCGAGACCGTTGATGAACGCCTGCACCACCAGGGCGAGCGTGCCGAACACCAGCAGCAGGCCGAACACCAGGATCGTGGCCGCGGCCAGCGCCCGGGGCGCACCGCGTTTGCGCAGCCAGCCGGCGGCCGGCTCGAGCAGCGCGGCCAGCAGCAGCGCGACGACGATCGGGATGACGACGACACGCAGCAGCGAGATCATCCAGAACAGCCCGTACAGCACGACCGCGACGATCACCAGCCGCCAGGCCCAGGCCGCCCCGACGCGCAGCGCCACCGGCACGCTCTCGTTCGCCGGCTCGTCGCCCGGCACGACGACCACGTCCGGCGTGGGCGATACCGGCGCCACTGAAGGCACTGACGACGTCTCGCGCGCCGAGGCGAGCCTCTCCCGCGCCTCGGCGCGTACCCGCAACAGCCAGCTCACTCGCGCACCCCTAATCCCGATCCGGTAAGCGCACCGTACCGGCGCCTGCTACCCGCGCCCGCAGGACTCACACCTTCGGCGCTACCGTGCTGCTGTGAGCACCGAAGTCAACGGCCTGCCGATCCACCTGCTGCACGACCGCGTGCTGGTGAAACTCGAGGGCAAGCCGGGCGAGCGGAAGTCGA from Cryptosporangium phraense includes these protein-coding regions:
- a CDS encoding YgfZ/GcvT domain-containing protein, which encodes MSLRAGAVMADGPDAGVAAHYGDPFREQRLLSEDVGVVDRSHRGVVAVPGVDRLSWLHSLTSQHVSALPAWSGTEALILSPHGHVEHHLQVADDGETTWLDVEPGTADDLTTYLQKMVFMMRVEPADVSAEWAVLSVVGPNASAAVGRLGVDLPAEPYGVAALPDGGLVRRTSFPGADLLVPRAALDATVDRLNAPLAGVWAYEALRVADRRPRLGFETDHRTIVQEPEWVPTAVHLEKGCYRGQETVARVHNLGRPPRRMVLLHLDGVSDELPAQGTPITLGDRPVGFVGTAVRHFEFGNIALGLIKRSTADDADLRIGETRAAID
- a CDS encoding AI-2E family transporter, with product MSWLLRVRAEARERLASARETSSVPSVAPVSPTPDVVVVPGDEPANESVPVALRVGAAWAWRLVIVAVVLYGLFWMISLLRVVVIPIVVALLLAALLEPAAGWLRKRGAPRALAAATILVFGLLLVFGTLALVVQAFINGLADLTDQVSQALNEGRDWLLSGPLHVSQDQIDQYVNKAQTWLSDNQSSLTSGALSTATTLGEVVTGFFLVLFSTFFFLKDGSQIWRFLTRLLPRPARPAVRQAGHYAWHTLTSYVRATVFVAFVDAVGIGIGLAVLKVPLTLPLAALVFLGAFIPVIGATLSGAVAVAVALVTQGPISALIILAVVIAVQQLEGHVLQPLIMGRAVALHPLSVILAIAIGITVAGIVGGLVAVPLLAVTNTAVRYLVLRPDGGPAPGGEDAPPGTVPHDDDKAAVEEARTDAAEAAKNAGVPGADAAGSPAPAAAAGPGEPPATAP
- a CDS encoding aminotransferase class IV, which encodes MANRALAVLGRGVLPVDTPIARADDAGLTRGDGMFETIHVRYGTPWQLDEHLARMEGSARILGIDLPPAAALAELVDQVLTDAHDDEEVAVKVVCTRGPEGADEPTVFATMFDVSPAQRAGRRDGIAVVSVTLGVSADVRAGAPWLLGGAKTLSYAVNMAALRHAAAAGADDALLVSSEGSVLEAPTATVVWAAGGALCTVPVDTGILAGTTVNYLLDRAGELGLSADRRRIQLDDLYAADEAWLCSSVRGAARIVQLDGKPIGEKGLTPGVQELLGFPSK
- the sigJ gene encoding RNA polymerase sigma factor SigJ, producing MDDFTPHREHLVRVAYRMLGSLAEAEDAVQEAWLRWQRADRSDIVDPRAWLTRVTGRICLDVLRSARVTREAYVGPWLPEPLVERLPSGPDPAEVAALDDSVRIALLTLLERLTPEQRVAFVLHDVFGIPFSGIASILDLKVDTARQLASRARRLLHDSPPPPLKPLPQQQATIDAFFAACQGGDLAELTALLAPDVEFVSDGGGVVRAALRPIVGPDKVARFLVGIFRNRGHWITPEPVLANGQYGFLLRFRPDAAGDPAFEQWADGRAVMGVVVPDLSPDGRISRFSFVVNPEKLRHLEPVDG
- a CDS encoding Fur family transcriptional regulator; the encoded protein is MALPSLTDALRSRGLRMTVQRQLVMEAVEKLGHATSEQVHAEVTKTAAGLNLTTVYRTLELLEEIGLVRHTHLIDTATTYHLAADQHIHLVCRNCRTVTEAPTGMLTDLATRLSDERGFTMDVGHVALFGMCGNCCDAGTAAPAGVPNPEV
- a CDS encoding ATP-dependent DNA helicase; protein product: MPPVATVTEATDAVDLRHTDELLAAAIGAVPEGMDRPGQRRMAHAVTEAVHTGEHLLVQAGTGTGKSLAYLVPALATGKRVVVTTATLALQAQLVNHDLPRLVEAVAPVLGRTPTFALLKGRHHYACLARLEGSDVAEDDGLFETDTQWLGAAGKLTQQVNRVREWAAETDTGDRADLDPGVDDTAWRAVSMPARECVGAARCPFGEDCYAEAARAKARQADIVVTNHSLLAVDLLSGRHIVPEHALLVVDEAHELTDRVTSAAQAELTAELISRAARRLRAFVDDKLRDDLEGAADLLERTLDGARPGRLERLPEPLYDALFLLDENARNALDALGGEVKPDEADAVRRNQAKQGLTGIVDTTQRLLAQANHDVAWVAREDRRPPTLHVAPLSVSAALGSGLFRDRVVVAASATLALGGRFDTVARSLGLDVEFGRTPDTSDVRPVEPPESDDDDAEPVKRWRALDVGSPFDYPKQGILYVASKLPRPGMSGLSEGAQRELVELVEAAGGRTLGLFSSRKAATAAAEALRAATDLPVLLQGDDSIHLLVKRFREEPETCLLGVASLWQGVDVPGNACQLVVIDRLPFPRPDEPLTAARSKAVDDGGGSGFMAVSVPAAAIRLAQGAGRLIRAAGDRGVVAVLDSRLHSARYGEFIRRTLPPFWYTTSGDVARGALKRLGGAG